CGACAACTTAGCGGCTACTTCCATTTCCTAACCCCTTAACGCTTGGCTTTCTTATCTGCCACGTGCCCACGATAAGTGCGGGTACCGGCAAACTCGCCCAGTTTGTGGCCGACCATGTCTTCGTTAACGAGAACTGGGACGTGTTGACGACCGTTGTGTACTGCGATGGTCAGACCGACCATTTGTGGCAGGATCATCGAACGACGCGACCAGGTCTTAACTGGTTTGCGATCGTTCTTTTCCGCCGCCACTTCGATCTTCTTCAGTAGGTGAAGATCAATAAAAGGACCTTTTTTCAGAGAACGTGGCACTGTCGTATCCCTCTATTTACTTGCGACGACGGACGATCATTTTGTCGGTACGCTTATTACCACGAGTCTTCGCGCCCTTAGTCGGGAAGCCCCATGGCGATACCGGATGACGACCACCAGAGGTACGACCTTCACCACCACCGTGTGGGTGGTCAACCGGGTTCATGGCAACACCACGAACGGTTGGGCGAACGCCACGCCAGCGTTTGGCACCAGCTTTACCCAGCGAACGCAGGCTGTGCTCGGAGTTCGAGACTTCGCCCAGGGTCGCACGGCATTCAGCCAATACTTTACGCATCTCACCAGAACGCAGACGCAAGGTCACGTAGACACCTTCACGAGCGATCAGCTGAGCCGAAGCACCAGCGGAACGAGCGATTTGCGCGCCTTTACCTGGCTTCAATTCGATGCCGTGTACGGTGCTACCAACTGGAATGTTGCGCAGTTGCAGAGCGTTGCCCGGCTTGATCGGTGCCAGGGCACCTGCGATCAGCTGGTCGCCAGCGCTCACGCCTTTAGGGGCGATGATGTAGCGACGCTCGCCATCTGCGTACAGCAGCAGAGCGATGTGAGCAGTACGGTTTGGATCGTATTCAATACGCTCGACAGTGGCGGAGATGCCATCTTTGTCGTTGCGACGGAAATCGACCAGACGATAATGCTGCTTATGGCCACCACCGATGTGACGAGTGGTAATACGACCATTGTTGTTACGACCACCAGTCTTCGATTTTTTCTCGAGCAGCGGTGCGTGAGGAGCGCCTTTATGCAGCTCCTGGTTGACCACCTTGACCACAAAACGGCGGCCAGGGGAAGTCGGTTTGCATTTAACGATTGCCATGATGCACCCCTTCCTTACTCAGCACTGCTGCTGAAATCGAGATCTTGGCCTGGCTGAAGGGAGATAACTGCCTTCTTCCAGTCATTACGCTTGCCCAGACCGCGAGCAGTGCGCTTGCTCTTACCCAGAACATTCAGGGTAGTAACACGCTCTACTTTCACGCTGAACAGGCTTTCGACGGCCTTCTTGATTTCCAGCTTGGTTGCGTCAGTTGCAACCTTGAAAACGAACTGGCCTTTCTTGTCAGCCAGAACCGTAGCCTTTTCGGAAACGTGCGGGCCAAGCAGAACTTTAAATACGCGTTCCTGGTTCATCCCAGCAGCTCCTCGAATTTCTTCACGGCCGACACGGTGATCAACACCTTGTCGTATGCGATCAGACTAACTGGATCGGAACCTTGCACGTCACGTACATCAACGTGTGGCAGGTTGCGAGCAGCCAGGTACAGGTTCTGATCAACAGCTTCGGACACGATCAAAACATCGGTCAGGCTCATGTTGGTCAGTTTGCCCAGCAGTTCTTTGGTTTTTGGACTTTCAACAGCGAAGTCCTGAACCACGACCAGACGATCGGTACGCACGAGTTCAGCAAGGATGGAGCGCAGTGCTGCGCGGTACATCTTCTTGTTGAGCTTCTGCGAGTGATCCTGTGGACGAGCTGCGAAAGTGGTACCGCCGCCACGCCAGATTGGGCTACGGATAGTACCGGCACGAGCACGGCCAGTGCCTTTCTGACGCCAAGGGCGCTTACCGCCACCACGCACGTCGGAACGGGTCTTTTGCTGCTTGCTACCTTGACGGCCGCCGGCCATGTAGGCCACGACTGCTTGGTGAACCAGCGTCTCGTTGAATTCGCCGCCAAATGTCAGTTCGGAAACTTCGATTGCTTGAGCGTCATTTACATTTAATTGCATGTCAGCTTCCCCTTAACCGCGAGCCTTGGCCGCTGGACGTACAACCAGGTTGCCGCCAGTAGCGCCAGGAACAGCACCCTTGACCAACAACAGATTGCGTTCAGCGTCGACGCGCACTACTTCGAGGGACTGCACGGTCACGCGCTCAGCGCCCATATGACCGGACATTTTTTTGCCCTTGAATACACGACCAGGAGTCTGGCACTGGCCAATAGAGCCCGGGACGCGGTGGGAAACGGAGTTACCGTGAGTGTTATCTTGGCCACGGAAATTCCAACGCTTGATCGTACCCTGGAAGCCTTTACCCTTGGACTGACCGGTTACATCAACCAGTTGACCAGCGGCGAAGATTTCAGCGTTGATCAGATCGCCAGCCTGGTAGTCGCCGTCTTCGAGACGGAACTCCATGACGGTGCGACCCGCTGCAACGTTTGCTTTAGCGAAGTGACCTGCCTGAGCAGCAGTCACGCGCGAAGCACGACGCTCGCCGACAGTGACTTGCACTGCACGATAGCCATCGGTTTCTTCAGTTTTGAACTGGGTGACGCGATTCGGTTCGATCTCAATGACCGTGACCGGAATGGAGACACCTTCTTCGGTGAAAATACGGGTCATACCGCATTTACGACCGACTACACCAATAGTCATGTTGTAAACCTCATGAGTGTACGGGGCTTTCACCCGCTATGGCCGCCCATTTCAGAGCGTTACACGACTAAGACCCAAGTCTTAGCCGAGGCTGATCTGTACTTCCACACCGGCCGCCAGATCAAGCTTCATAAGTGCATCAACGGTTTTATCCGTTGGCTGGACGATGTCCAGTACGCGCTTATGAGTGCGGATCTCGTACTGGTCACGCGCGTCTTTGTTGACGTGCGGGGAGACCAGAACGGTGAACCGCTCTTTACGGGTAGGCAGTGGAATTGGACCACGCACTTGAGCACCAGTACGTTTCGCGGTTTCCACGATTTCCTGGGTGGATTGGTCGATCAGGCGATGGTCAAAAGCCTTCAACCTGATACGGATTTGCTGATTTTGCATTGGATTTCAGACTCCGGCTGCTATTCCCAGCGAGCGCAATACGCCCGTTAAAAGGAGGCGCAATTCTATAGACGGCCCTGATAGGTGTCAACCCAATAAAAAAGGCCCCCGCTGAGCGGGGGCCTTTTCAAAACATCAGAACTATCTCAGAAGAGATAATTACTCGATGATTTTAGCTACAACGCCAGCACCAACGGTACGGCCGCCTTCACGGATTGCGAAACGCAGACCGTCTTCCATAGCGATGGTTTTGATCAGGGTGACAACCATTTTGATGTTGTCGCCTGGCATTACCATTTCTACGCCTTCCGGCAGTTCGCAGTTACCAGTCACGTCAGTAGTACGGAAGTAGAACTGTGGACGGTAGCCTTTGAAGAACGGAGTGTGACGACCGCCTTCTTCTTTGCTCAGCACGTACACTTCAGCTTCGAACTTGGTGTGCGGCTTAACCGAACCTGGCTTGACCAGAACCTGGCCACGCTCAACGTCGTCACGCTTGGTACCACGCAGCAGAACGCCGCAGTTCTCGCCAGCACGACCTTCGTCGAGCAGTTTACGGAACATTTCAACACCGGTGCAGGTGGTGACGGTGGTGTCACGCAGACCAACGATTTCCAGTGGATCTTGAACCTTGACGATACCGCGCTCGATACGACCAGTCACAACAGTACCGCGACCAGAGATCGAGAACACGTCTTCGATTGGCATCAGGAACGGCTTGTCGATAACACGGACTGGATCTGGGATGTAGCTGTCCAGAGTCTCAACCAGTTTACGAACGGACGTGGTGCCCATTTCGTTATCGTCTTTGCCTTCCAGAGCCATACGAGCAGAACCGATGATGATCGGAGTGTCGTCGCCTGGGAAGTCGTAAGTGCTCAGCAGGTCGCGCACTTCCATCTCAACCAGTTCCAGCAGCTCAGCGTCGTCTACCAGGTCAGCCTTGTTCAGGTAAACCACGATGTACGGAACGCCAACCTGACGGGACAGCAGGATGTGCTCACGGGTTTGTGGCATCGGACCATCAGCGGCCGAGCAAACCAGGATTGCGCCGTCCATCTGGGCAGCACCGGTGATCATGTTCTTCACATAGTCAGCGTGACCTGGGCAGTCAACGTGAGCGTAGTGACGGATCAGCGAGTTGTATTCAACGTGCGCGGTGTTGATGGTGATACCACGAGCTTTCTCTTCCGGTGCGCTGTCGATTTTATCGAAATCAACGATTGCGGAACCGAATACTTCGGAGCAAACGCGAGTCAGAGCAGCAGTCAGAGTGGTTTTACCGTGGTCAACGTGACCGATGGTGCCAACGTTGACGTGCGGTAGGGAACGATCAAATTTTTCTTTAGCCACGACAATTAACTCCTTGCCTAAAGGACTGAATCAGCCTTGTTTTTTGGATACAGTTTCAGCGATGTGCGCCGGAGCTGTGTTGTATTTTTTGAATTCCATAGAGTAGCTTGCGCGACCCTGGGACATGGAGCGAACGTCGGTCGCATAACCGAACATCTCACCCAACGGAACCTCGGCGCGAATCACTTTGCCGGAAACCGTGTCTTCCATACCCAAGATCATGCCGCGACGACGGTTAAGGTCGCCCATGACATCACCCATATAGTCTTCAGGTGTAACAACTTCTACCGCCATGATTGGCTCAAGCAACTCACCACCGCCCTTCTGGGCCAGTTGCTTGGTTGCCATGGAGGCAGCCACCTTAAACGCCATCTCGTTGGAGTCGACGTCGTGGTAAGAACCGTCAAAAACGGTTGCTTTCAGGCCGATCAGCGGATAGCCGGCAACAACACCGTTCTTCATCTGCTCTTCGATACCCTTCTGGATAGCAGGGATGTATTCCTTAGGAACAACACCACCTACTACTTCGTTCACGAATTGCAGACCTTCCTGACCTTCGTCAGCAGGAGCAAAACGGATCCAGCAGTGACCGAACTGACCACGACCGCCGGACTGACGAACGAACTTGCCTTCGATTTCACAGTTCTTCGTGATGCGCTCACGATAGGAAACCTGAGGCTTACCGATGTTGGCTTCGACGTTGAACTCACGGCGCATCCGGTCAACCAGGATGTCCAGGTGCAGCTCGCCCATGCCGGAGATGATCGTTTGACCAGTCTCTTCATCAGTCTTGACGCGGAAAGATGGATCTTCCTGAGCAAGCTTGCCCAGAGCGATACCCATTTTTTCCTGGTCATCCTTGGTCTTAGGCTCTACGGCAACCGAAATAACCGGCTCCGGGAAGTCCATGCGAACCAGGATGATTGGCTTGTCAGCGTTGCACAAGGTTTCACCAGTGGTGACGTCCTTCATGCCGATCAAGGCCGCGATGTCACCAGCGCGTACTTCCTTGATCTCTTCACGGGCGTTTGCGTGCATTTGCACCATACGACCCACGCGCTCTTTCTTGCCTTTAACCGAGTTGATCACGCCGTCGCCGGAGTTCAACACGCCCGAGTAAACGCGGACGAAGGTCAAGGTACCCACGAATGGGTCGGTGGCAATTTTAAATGCCAGAGCGGAGAACGGTTCTGCGTCGTCTGCATGACGCTCCAGCTCGATAGTCTCGTCATCCGGGTCAGTACCCTTGATGGCAGGAATATCAACCGGCGCCGGCAGGTAGTCGATCACAGCATCGAGAACCAGGGGAACGCCCTTGTTCTTGAACGAGGAACCGCAAACAGCCAGGACGATTTCGCCAGCGATAGTACGCTGACGCAGAGCGGCCTTGATTTCCACGTTGGTGAGTTCTTCACCTTCGAGGTACTTGTTCATCAGCTCTTCGTTGGCTTCGGCCGCAGCTTCAACCATGTTGTTGCGCCATTCGTCAGCCAGTTCCTGCAGTTCAGCAGGGATAGGCTTGCGAACAGGAACCATACCTTTGTCGGCATCGTTCCAGTAGACAGCTTCCATGGTCAACAGATCGATCTGACCCTGGAAATTATCTTCGGAACCGATAGCCAACTGGATTGGCACCGGGGTGTGACCCAAGCGCTGCTTGATCTGACCGATCACGCGCAGGAAGTTCGCACCGGCACGGTCCATCTTGTTTACGTAAACAAGACGTGGAACGCCGTATTTGTTGGCTTGACGCCATACGGTTTCCGACTGCGGCTCAACACCCGAGGTACCGCAGAACACAACGACAGCGCCGTCGAGTACGCGCAGGGAACGCTCAACTTCAATGGTGAAGTCTACGTGACCAGGGGTATCGATTACGTTGAAGCGGTGCTCATCTTTGTACTGCTTCTCGGAACCCTTCCAGAAGGCGGTAATGGCAGCAGAAGTAATGGTAATACCACGCTCCTGCTCCTGAACCATCCAGTCTGTGGTCGCGGCGCCGTCATGCACCTCGCCCATCTTGTGACTTTTGCCGGTGTAAAACAGTACGCGCTCGGTAGTGGTGGTTTTACCAGCATCCACGTGAGCGACGATACCGATGTTACGGTAGCGGCTAATCGGAGTAGTACGAGCCATAAAGCCCTCGCAAAATTAGTGAAGCTAAAATTAGAAGCGGTAGTGCGAGAAAGCTTTGTTGGCTTCAGCCATACGGTGCACGTCTTCACGCTTCTTAACAGCAGCACCTTTACCTTCAGCAGCGTCCAACAGTTCGCCGGCCAAACGCAGAGCCATAGACTTCTCGCCGCGCTTACGGGCGAAGTCTACCAACCAGCGCATTGCCAGAGCGTTACGACGGGACGGACGAACTTCAACCGGAACCTGGTAAGTAGCACCGCCTACACGGCGCGACTTCACTTCGACCAGCGGAGCGATGGCGTCGAGAGCTTTCTCGAAGATTTCCAGGGGGTCGCTGTTCTTGCGTTCTTTTACCTTTTCCAGCGCGCCATAAACGATACGCTCGGCAACGGCTTTCTTGCCGCTTTCCATCACGTGGTTCATGAACTTGGCCAGGATTTGGCTTCCGTATTTTGGATCGTCAAGCACTTCGCGCTTGGCTGCTACGCGTCTTCTTGGCATGGATAAGCCCTCAAACGGTCTTCAGGTTCGTTCGGAATTAGCGCCCTTGCGGGACGGCTCCGACCTTACTCTTATCGACTCAGAAAATAAGATGATTCAGTTTTTACAAAAAGCCGCTACTACTTAGGCTTCTTGGTACCGTACTTCGAACGACCCTGGTTACGACCTTTAACGCCGGAAGTATCCAAGGAGCCGCGTACGGTGTGGTAACGAACACCTGGCAAGTCTTTTACACGACCGCCGCGGATCAGTACCACGCTGTGCTCTTGCAGGTTGTGGCCTTCACCGCCGATGTACGAGGAAACCTCGAAACCGTTGGTCAGGCGCACACGGCATACTTTACGCAGTGCCGAGTTAGGTTTTTTCGGCGTGGTGGTATACACACGGGTGCATACGCCACGACGTTGCGGGCAGTTCTGCAGCGCAGGCACGTCGGATTTCTCGACGATACGCTTACGCGGCTGACGTACCAGCTGGTTGATAGTTGCCATCTACTAGCTCCACTGTTGTCTTGCGACGCTATTGTCTTGCAAGAAAAGCAAAATGGCAGGAACGAATTCCCGCCAAATTTAGGGGTACAAGAGTCTAAAGAGGATCTTGTCCCCAGTCAAGGCAAGGCCCCGACCTCCCCTCCCGTCGAATCGGTGCATATATGCCTCGATCCGACGAATGGGGGTGCCAGGGCCCAGTCTCATCTATCGCAGAACTCAGTTACCGCTTGAGTTCAACGCTTCGGTCAGTGCAGCTTCCACTTCACTGGCGCTTACGCGCAACGGCTTGTCAGCATCACGGCGGCGCTTGCGCTCGCTGTGGTAAGCCAAACCGGTACCGGCCGGGATCAAACGACCCACGACTACGTTTTCTTTCAGGCCGCGCAGGTAATCGCGCTTGCCGGTTACCGCTGCTTCGGTCAGTACACGAGTGGTCTCCTGGAAGGAGGCCGCCGAGATGAACGACTCAGTGGACAACGACGCCTTGGTGATACCCAGCAGCACGCGAGTGAACTTGGAAACGAATTTCTCGTCGTTCGCCAGGCGCTCGTTTTCCACCAGTACGTGAGTCAGTTCCATCTGGTCGCCCTTGATGAAACTGGAATCGCCGGATTCAGCGATTTCAACTTTACGCAGCATCTGACGCAGGATGGTCTCGATGTGCTTGTCGTTGATCTTCACGCCTTGCAGACGGTAAACGTCCTGGATCTCGTTAACGATGTACTTGGCCAGCGCACTCACACCCAGCAGACGCAGGATGTCGTGTGGATCGCTCGGGCCGTCGGAGATAACTTCGCCGCGGTTTACCTGTTCGCCTTCGAAGACGTTCAGGTGACGCCACTTCGGAATCAGCTCTTCGTACGGATCGCTACCGTCGTTCGGGGTAATGACCAGACGGCGTTTGCCCTTGGTCTCTTTACCGAACGCGATGGTGCCGCTGACTTCAGCCAGAATCGACGCTTCTTTCGGACGACGCGCTTCGAACAAGTCGGCAACACGCGGCAGACCACCGGTGATGTCACGGGTCTTCGAAGTTTCTTGCGGGATACGCGCGATAACATCACCGATCGCGATCTTCGCACCATCCGCTACACCGACCAGGGCGTTGGCTGGCAGGAAGTACTGAGCGATTACGTCAGTGCCTGGCAGCAACAGATCCTTGCCGTTGTCGTCGACCATCTTAACGGCAGGACGGATGTCTTTGCCGGCAGCTGGACGATCTTTGGCGTCGAGTACTTCAATGTTGGTCATACCGGTCAATTCGTCAGTCTGACGCTTGATCGTGATGCCTTCTTCCATGCCCACGTAGGTCACGGTACCTTTCATTTCGGTAACGATCGGGTGAGTGTGCGGATCCCACTTGGCCACGATTGCGCCAGCGTCGACCTTGTCACCTTCTTTAACCGAAATCACAGCACCGTACGGCAGCTTGTAACGCTCACGCTCACGACCGTAGTCATCAGCGATGGCCAGCTCACCGGAACGGGACACAGCAACCAGGTGACCATCCACTCGCTCAACGTGCTTGAGGTTGTGCAGACGGACGGTACCGCCATTCTTCACCTGAACACTGTCGGCTGCGGAGGTCCGGCTTGCCGCACCACCGATGTGGAACGTACGCATGGTCAGCTGGGTACCCGGCTCACCGATGGACTGGGCAGCGATAACGCCGACCGCTTCACCGATGTTCACCTGGTGACCACGAGCCAAGTCACGACCGTAGCACTTGGCGCAGATGCCGTAGCGGGTTTCGCAGCTGATCGGCGAGCGAACGATCACTTCGTCGATGCTGTTGAGTTCGATGAACTCGACCCACTTCTCGTCAACCAGGGTGCCGGCAGGAACGATAACTTCCTCGGTACCTGGCTTGAATACGTCACGGGCAATAACACGACCCAATACGCGCTCACCCAGCGGCTCTACAACGTCACCGCCTTCAATGTGCGGAGTCATCAGCAGGCCGTGCTCGGTGCCGCAATCGATCTCGGTAACGACCAGATCCTGCGCAACGTCTACCAAACGACGAGTCAGGTAACCGGAGTTAGCGGTTTTCAACGCGGTATCCGCCAGACCCTTACGAGCACCGTGAGTAGAGATGAAGTACTGGAGTACGCTCAAACCTTCACGGAAGTTCGCGGTAATCGGCGTTTCGATGATGGAACCGTCCGGTTTGGCCATCAGGCCACGCATACCGGCGAGCTGACGGATCTGCGCAGCAGAACCCCGCGCACCCGAGTCGGCCATCATGTACATCGAGTTGAAGGACTCCTGGTCAACTTCGTCGCCGTGACGGTCGATGACTTTCTCTTTCGAGAGGTTGGCCATCATCGCCTTGGAAACTTCGTCGTTGGCCTTGGACCAAAGGTCGATCACTTTGTTGTACTTCTCGCCCTGTGTAACCAGGCCCGAGGCGTACTGGCTTTCGATCTCTTTCACTTCATCGGTAGCAGCCGCGATGATGCGGGCTTTTTCATCCGGGATAACGAAGTCGTTAACACCGATGGAAACGCCGGAGATGGTCGAATAAGCGAAACCTGTGTACATCAACTGGTCAGCGAAGATCACGGTTTCTTTCAGACCAACCACGCGGTAGCACTGGTTGATCAGCTTGGAAATCGCTTTTTTCTTCATCGGCAGGTTGACGACGTCGTACGACAGACCTTTTGGCACAACTTGATACAACAGCGCACGGCCGACAGTAGTGTCGACAATACGAACATTGCTCACGCTGCCGCCGTCACGGTCGTTGACGGTTTCGTGGATCCGCACTTTGACCTTGGCGTGCAGTGCGGCTTCGCCGGCACGGAACACACGGTCAACTTCCTGCAGGTCAGCGAATACACGACCTTCGCCCTTGGCGTTGATCGCTTCACGGGTCATGTAGTACAGGCCCAATACAACGTCCTGCGACGGAACGATGATTGGCTCACCGTTGGCTGGCGACAGAATGTTGTTGGTCGACATCATCAACGCACGCGCTTCCAACTGGGCTTCCAGTGTCAGCGGTACGTGCACGGCCATTTGGTCGCCGTCGAAGTCGGCGTTGTACGCAGCACAGACCAGAGGGTGCAGCTGGATAGCCTTACCTTCGATCAGTACCGGTTCAAACGCCTGGATACCCAGACGGTGAAGGGTCGGAGCACGGTTGAGGAGAACCGGGTGTTCGCGGATCACTTCGGCGAGAACGTCCCAAACCTCTGGCAATTCGCGCTCGACCATTTTCTTGGCCGCTTTGATGGTGGTCGCGAGACCGCGCATTTCCAGCTTGCCGAAGATGAAGGGCTTGAACAGCTCGAGCGCCATCTTCTTGGGCAGACCGCACTGGTGCAGACGCAGGGTCGGGCCTACGGTAATTACCGAACGACCGGAGTAGTCAACACGCTTACCGAGCAAGTTCTGACGGAAACGACCCTGCTTACCCTTGATCATGTCAGCCAGGGATTTCAGAGGACGCTTGTTGGAACCAGTGATAGCGCGGCCACGACGACCGTTGTCGAGCAAGGCGTCGACCGCTTCCTGCAACATACGCTTTTCGTTGCGCACGATGATGTCCGGAGCGGACAGATCAAGCAGGCGCTTCAAGCGGTTGTTACGGTTGATCACGCGGCGGTACAGGTCGTTGAGGTCGGACGTCGCGAAACGACCACCGTCCAACGGTACCAGCGGGCGCAAGTCTGGCGGCAGAACCGGCAGCACGGTCAGCACCATCCACTCTGGCAGGTTGCCGGAACCCTGGAAGGCTTCCATCAACTTCAGACGCTTGGACAGCTTCTTGATTTTGGTTTCGGAGTTGGTTTGCGGAATTTCTTCACGCAGACGGCCAATCTCGTGTTCCAGATCAATAGCATGCAGCAGTTCGCGGACAGCTTCGGCACCCATGCGGGCATCGAAATCGTCGCCGAACTCTTCCAGCGCTTCGAAGTACTGCTCGTCGTTCAGCAACTGACCTTTTTCAAGGGTGGTCATGCCTGGATCGATAACGACATAGCTCTCAAAGTACAGAACGCGTTCGATATCACGCAGGGTCATGTCCATCAGCAGGCCGATACGGGACGGCAGCGATTTCAGGAACCAGATGTGGGCAACCGGCGAAGCCAGTTCGATGTGCGCCATGCGCTCACGACGAACCTTGGCCAGTGCAACTTCAACGCCGCACTTCTCGCAGATCACACCACGGTGCTTCAAGCGCTTGTACTTACCGCACAGGCACTCGTAATCCTTTACCGGGCCAAAGATCTTGGCGCAGAACAGGCCGTCACGCTCAGGTTTGAACGTACGGTAGTTGATGGTTTCCGGTTTTTTAACTTCACCGAACGACCACGAACGGATCATCTCAGGCGATGCCAGTCCAATACGGATGGCGTCGAACTCTTCGACTTGACCCTGGTTTTTCAGCAAATTCAGTAGGTCTTTCAAGGCCTTTCCTCCTGGCGGAGCAGAGAGCGGGCCAAACGGCCTCGCTCTCGATTCGCGTCACGTGTTATTCGGTTTCCAGATCGATATCGATGCCGAGGGAACGAATTTCTTTGATCAACACGTTGAAAGACTCGGGCATGCCCGGCTCCATACGGTGATCGCCGTCCACGATGTTTTTGTACATCTTGGTCC
This genomic stretch from Pseudomonas orientalis harbors:
- the rpoC gene encoding DNA-directed RNA polymerase subunit beta', with translation MKDLLNLLKNQGQVEEFDAIRIGLASPEMIRSWSFGEVKKPETINYRTFKPERDGLFCAKIFGPVKDYECLCGKYKRLKHRGVICEKCGVEVALAKVRRERMAHIELASPVAHIWFLKSLPSRIGLLMDMTLRDIERVLYFESYVVIDPGMTTLEKGQLLNDEQYFEALEEFGDDFDARMGAEAVRELLHAIDLEHEIGRLREEIPQTNSETKIKKLSKRLKLMEAFQGSGNLPEWMVLTVLPVLPPDLRPLVPLDGGRFATSDLNDLYRRVINRNNRLKRLLDLSAPDIIVRNEKRMLQEAVDALLDNGRRGRAITGSNKRPLKSLADMIKGKQGRFRQNLLGKRVDYSGRSVITVGPTLRLHQCGLPKKMALELFKPFIFGKLEMRGLATTIKAAKKMVERELPEVWDVLAEVIREHPVLLNRAPTLHRLGIQAFEPVLIEGKAIQLHPLVCAAYNADFDGDQMAVHVPLTLEAQLEARALMMSTNNILSPANGEPIIVPSQDVVLGLYYMTREAINAKGEGRVFADLQEVDRVFRAGEAALHAKVKVRIHETVNDRDGGSVSNVRIVDTTVGRALLYQVVPKGLSYDVVNLPMKKKAISKLINQCYRVVGLKETVIFADQLMYTGFAYSTISGVSIGVNDFVIPDEKARIIAAATDEVKEIESQYASGLVTQGEKYNKVIDLWSKANDEVSKAMMANLSKEKVIDRHGDEVDQESFNSMYMMADSGARGSAAQIRQLAGMRGLMAKPDGSIIETPITANFREGLSVLQYFISTHGARKGLADTALKTANSGYLTRRLVDVAQDLVVTEIDCGTEHGLLMTPHIEGGDVVEPLGERVLGRVIARDVFKPGTEEVIVPAGTLVDEKWVEFIELNSIDEVIVRSPISCETRYGICAKCYGRDLARGHQVNIGEAVGVIAAQSIGEPGTQLTMRTFHIGGAASRTSAADSVQVKNGGTVRLHNLKHVERVDGHLVAVSRSGELAIADDYGRERERYKLPYGAVISVKEGDKVDAGAIVAKWDPHTHPIVTEMKGTVTYVGMEEGITIKRQTDELTGMTNIEVLDAKDRPAAGKDIRPAVKMVDDNGKDLLLPGTDVIAQYFLPANALVGVADGAKIAIGDVIARIPQETSKTRDITGGLPRVADLFEARRPKEASILAEVSGTIAFGKETKGKRRLVITPNDGSDPYEELIPKWRHLNVFEGEQVNRGEVISDGPSDPHDILRLLGVSALAKYIVNEIQDVYRLQGVKINDKHIETILRQMLRKVEIAESGDSSFIKGDQMELTHVLVENERLANDEKFVSKFTRVLLGITKASLSTESFISAASFQETTRVLTEAAVTGKRDYLRGLKENVVVGRLIPAGTGLAYHSERKRRRDADKPLRVSASEVEAALTEALNSSGN